A portion of the Actomonas aquatica genome contains these proteins:
- a CDS encoding pyrimidine/purine nucleoside phosphorylase has product MSHPASFSDVTVDTKANVYFDGAVVSHTVHFADGSKKTLGLIRPGTYHFGTAAAERMEIVAGACSIVLDGTTESADYAGDTFFDVPANSGFTITVAAGGEFCEYICSYLS; this is encoded by the coding sequence ATGTCGCACCCTGCTTCCTTCTCCGACGTCACCGTCGACACCAAGGCCAATGTCTATTTCGACGGCGCTGTCGTTTCGCACACCGTGCACTTCGCCGATGGCTCCAAGAAGACCCTAGGTCTCATCCGTCCCGGCACCTACCACTTCGGCACCGCCGCCGCGGAGCGTATGGAGATCGTGGCCGGCGCCTGCTCGATCGTCCTCGATGGCACGACCGAGTCCGCCGACTACGCCGGTGACACCTTCTTTGATGTGCCGGCCAACAGCGGCTTCACCATCACCGTCGCCGCGGGCGGTGAGTTTTGCGAATACATCTGCTCTTACCTGAGCTGA
- a CDS encoding GH1 family beta-glucosidase, which yields MSQTPAAAALSRRRFLQSSALATGALVAAPAVHGATPAPAPTGAGADCTHFPANFMWGAATSSYQIEGAAEIDGRKPSIWDTFARTPGKVHNGDTGDVAIDHYHRFREDVKLMADLGVKHYRFSIAWPRVIPDGRGALNAKGVDFYKRLLDALQEHGIEPAVTLYHWDLPQTLQDEYRGWEDRRIVDDFTAYAEAMGKALGDRVPRWFTLNEVSTFAMIGYGVGYPGHHAPGVELPDRAALHRGIFHAVLAHGRGVQALRATCKADAQIGIAENYHAYAPIIETEEHIAAAHRAFALDEANASIIMPILTGRYNPEWVEKMNGAAPQATDAELKDIGTPIDILGFNCYHGGYAQAADNAAGFDVVPTPRAFPRMNISWLTVTPEAIYWGIRQIADVAGQPDLPIVISENGCADAAEANSAGLVRDIDRIMYLRQYLGYVQRAVREGYSIAGYFPWSLADNFEWAEGYAKRFGMVHVDFETQKRTPKLSYHWFQEVIRQRRVV from the coding sequence ATGTCCCAAACCCCTGCTGCTGCCGCGCTGTCCCGTCGTCGTTTCCTGCAATCCTCCGCGCTCGCCACGGGCGCCCTCGTTGCCGCGCCCGCCGTTCACGGCGCGACCCCGGCCCCGGCCCCGACCGGCGCGGGTGCCGATTGCACGCACTTCCCGGCCAACTTCATGTGGGGCGCAGCGACGTCGTCTTACCAGATCGAAGGCGCTGCCGAGATCGATGGTCGCAAGCCGTCCATTTGGGACACTTTCGCCCGCACGCCCGGCAAGGTGCACAACGGCGACACCGGTGACGTGGCGATCGATCACTACCACCGCTTCCGCGAAGACGTGAAGCTCATGGCCGATCTCGGCGTGAAGCACTACCGTTTCAGCATCGCCTGGCCGCGGGTGATTCCGGATGGCCGCGGGGCACTGAATGCCAAGGGCGTCGATTTCTACAAACGACTCCTCGATGCCTTGCAGGAGCACGGTATCGAGCCGGCCGTTACGCTCTACCACTGGGACCTGCCGCAGACCCTGCAGGACGAATACCGCGGTTGGGAAGACCGTCGCATCGTCGACGATTTCACCGCCTACGCCGAAGCCATGGGCAAGGCGTTGGGCGATCGCGTGCCACGTTGGTTCACGCTCAACGAGGTCAGCACCTTCGCCATGATCGGTTATGGCGTGGGATACCCGGGGCACCACGCGCCTGGCGTCGAGTTGCCTGATCGCGCCGCCCTGCATCGCGGCATCTTTCATGCCGTGCTCGCCCACGGTCGCGGCGTGCAGGCGCTCCGCGCCACCTGCAAAGCCGACGCCCAGATTGGGATCGCGGAGAACTATCACGCCTACGCGCCGATCATTGAAACCGAGGAACACATCGCGGCCGCGCACCGCGCCTTTGCCCTCGATGAGGCCAACGCGTCCATCATCATGCCCATCCTCACCGGTCGCTATAACCCGGAGTGGGTGGAGAAGATGAACGGTGCCGCGCCGCAGGCGACCGACGCCGAGTTGAAGGACATCGGCACCCCCATCGATATTCTGGGCTTCAACTGCTACCACGGCGGTTACGCTCAGGCGGCCGACAATGCCGCCGGCTTTGACGTCGTGCCGACCCCACGCGCCTTCCCGCGGATGAACATTTCCTGGCTCACCGTGACGCCGGAGGCGATCTACTGGGGCATTCGCCAAATCGCCGACGTGGCCGGCCAGCCCGACCTTCCGATCGTGATCAGCGAAAACGGCTGTGCCGACGCCGCCGAAGCCAACAGCGCCGGCCTCGTGCGGGACATCGATCGCATCATGTATCTGCGCCAATACCTCGGTTACGTGCAGCGCGCGGTGCGCGAAGGGTATTCGATCGCCGGATACTTCCCCTGGAGTCTGGCCGACAACTTCGAGTGGGCGGAAGGTTACGCCAAACGTTTCGGCATGGTGCACGTCGACTTCGAGACGCAGAAGCGCACGCCCAAGCTCAGCTACCACTGGTTCCAGGAAGTCATCCGCCAGCGTCGGGTGGTTTAA
- a CDS encoding WD40/YVTN/BNR-like repeat-containing protein: MKRFTLSRLHASLGLAVAAATVTTALTAAAETSPKLFMAAAFTKAQQNSSIPTDAGVFVRAASGEWHSFGPKIQAVNSAAVDPADDSRIFLACGNGIVRSLDGGRSWRMVTDWRISDVYEIEIDPTDGDTVYAATGWGPWRSRDGGETWTFVDTGLPEHFTRSFALDPAHPQRLLLGNASGLYLSTDGADSWHRVEAVPARNILRVRHGAPDSGVWLVGTEGTGAWLSTDDGKSWHQVAPQLADANLYAVAVDPTDANTLAVGGWDVGVWVSRDGGKTWAQTNDGLPSPNVLTLTFHPEKSGVLWTGTFEEGVVWNDLNDAAGWQDGGVDGALTNDLGFLPLP; encoded by the coding sequence ATGAAGCGTTTCACTCTCTCCCGACTCCACGCCTCCCTCGGTCTCGCTGTCGCCGCCGCCACGGTCACCACGGCGTTGACCGCCGCCGCCGAAACCTCGCCCAAGCTGTTCATGGCCGCCGCCTTCACCAAGGCGCAGCAGAACTCCTCCATCCCGACCGACGCGGGCGTTTTCGTGCGCGCCGCCAGCGGCGAGTGGCACTCCTTCGGCCCGAAGATCCAGGCCGTCAACAGCGCCGCGGTCGATCCCGCCGACGACAGCCGCATCTTCCTCGCCTGCGGTAACGGCATCGTGCGCTCGCTCGATGGCGGTCGCTCCTGGCGCATGGTCACCGACTGGCGCATCAGCGACGTTTACGAGATCGAGATCGATCCGACCGACGGCGACACGGTTTACGCCGCCACCGGCTGGGGCCCCTGGCGCTCCCGCGACGGCGGCGAGACCTGGACCTTCGTCGACACCGGCCTGCCGGAGCACTTCACCCGCTCCTTCGCCCTCGATCCGGCCCACCCGCAGCGCCTGCTGCTGGGCAACGCCTCCGGGCTCTACCTCTCCACCGACGGCGCCGATTCCTGGCATCGCGTCGAAGCCGTGCCCGCTCGCAATATCCTGCGCGTGCGCCACGGCGCGCCCGACAGCGGTGTGTGGCTGGTCGGCACCGAAGGCACCGGCGCCTGGCTCTCCACCGACGACGGCAAATCCTGGCACCAGGTCGCGCCGCAATTGGCCGACGCCAACCTCTACGCCGTGGCCGTCGATCCGACCGATGCCAACACCCTCGCCGTGGGCGGCTGGGACGTCGGCGTATGGGTTTCACGCGACGGCGGCAAAACGTGGGCCCAGACCAACGACGGCCTGCCCAGCCCCAACGTGCTCACCCTCACCTTCCATCCGGAAAAGTCCGGCGTGCTGTGGACCGGCACCTTCGAGGAAGGCGTCGTCTGGAACGACCTCAACGACGCGGCCGGCTGGCAGGATGGCGGCGTCGACGGTGCCCTGACCAACGACCTCGGCTTCCTGCCGCTGCCGTAG
- a CDS encoding amidohydrolase family protein — MIVDCHTHLNHYDETTTSPLQARYEELQESLAFNKVDYALILTSYKVNEHRPSTREVVELTADNPKMGVVAGVSFLNYRERDLRELADYLKDGLVKGLKLYPGYEPFYPYDSRCRVLYDLAQEFDVPVMIHTGDTYSPRAKVRFAHPLAVDDVAVDFPELKLVICHVGNPWIRDAMEVVYKNKNAHTDISGFVLGDFTERFEKFMLEQVKDMILYAGDPNYLLYGTDWPICRMRTYLKFVRGLELPEAHYEKLMWKNANRLFKLGLEAEG; from the coding sequence ATGATCGTCGACTGCCATACCCACCTCAATCACTACGACGAAACCACGACCTCGCCGCTGCAGGCGCGTTACGAGGAACTGCAGGAGTCGCTCGCGTTCAACAAAGTCGACTACGCGCTCATCCTCACGTCCTACAAAGTGAATGAGCACCGGCCTTCGACGCGGGAGGTGGTGGAGCTCACCGCCGATAACCCGAAGATGGGCGTCGTCGCCGGCGTGAGTTTCCTCAATTACCGCGAGCGGGATCTGCGCGAGTTGGCCGACTACCTGAAAGACGGCCTCGTCAAAGGCCTGAAGCTCTACCCGGGCTACGAACCGTTTTATCCCTACGATTCCCGTTGCCGCGTGCTCTACGATCTGGCGCAGGAGTTTGATGTGCCGGTGATGATTCACACCGGCGACACCTACTCGCCGCGCGCCAAGGTGCGTTTCGCGCATCCGCTCGCGGTTGATGACGTGGCGGTGGATTTTCCGGAGCTCAAACTGGTGATCTGTCATGTAGGGAATCCGTGGATACGCGACGCCATGGAGGTGGTTTACAAAAACAAGAACGCCCACACCGACATCTCCGGTTTCGTGCTCGGGGACTTCACCGAGCGTTTTGAGAAGTTCATGCTCGAGCAGGTGAAGGACATGATCCTCTACGCCGGTGACCCCAACTACCTGCTCTACGGCACGGACTGGCCGATCTGCCGCATGCGCACCTACCTCAAGTTTGTGCGTGGTTTGGAGCTGCCCGAGGCGCACTACGAAAAGCTCATGTGGAAGAACGCGAACCGGCTGTTTAAGCTCGGTTTGGAAGCGGAGGGTTAA
- a CDS encoding MFS transporter → MPTRWKFALLYFSEGAPIGFLWWGLPTLLRQDDVAVERIAALTATLALPWTLKFLWAPLVDACRSSRWGFKHWAGAAQLGMGACLLPLIWIDPATHFGVWFGLLLTHAVCAATQDVAIDALAINAVESTERGSLNAAMQIGMLGGRSLFGGGAIVLVGWGGWPVLFGALLTAIWLSLLVLWRGVEEPPKAEGESRRFWTTLRAGFSRRTTWLGLGFALIAGAGFETVGALAGPLLVDHAASSGTVATFFAFPVVIAMAIGGWVGGRWSDRGPRPVRAGIALVALTLAVLLVALAAKSGASVPLLITTLVVVYLTIGAFTAISYALFMDLTDPALGATQFSTFMAATNGCEVWAVAAGGLLVGRLGYGPGFSLMALAGLLGLAVLWALTRKARTA, encoded by the coding sequence ATGCCCACGCGTTGGAAATTTGCCCTGCTGTATTTCAGCGAAGGCGCGCCGATTGGTTTCCTGTGGTGGGGATTGCCCACGCTCTTGCGGCAGGACGACGTGGCGGTCGAACGCATCGCCGCGCTTACCGCGACCCTCGCTTTGCCGTGGACGCTCAAGTTCCTCTGGGCGCCGCTGGTCGACGCCTGCCGAAGTTCACGCTGGGGCTTTAAGCATTGGGCGGGCGCGGCGCAGCTGGGCATGGGCGCGTGTTTGTTGCCGCTCATCTGGATCGATCCGGCGACGCACTTCGGTGTGTGGTTTGGACTGCTGCTGACGCACGCGGTGTGCGCCGCCACGCAGGACGTCGCCATCGATGCGCTGGCCATCAACGCGGTCGAATCGACGGAGCGTGGCAGCCTCAACGCTGCCATGCAGATCGGCATGCTCGGCGGCCGCAGTCTCTTTGGCGGCGGTGCGATTGTTTTGGTCGGGTGGGGTGGTTGGCCGGTGCTGTTTGGCGCGTTGCTGACCGCGATCTGGTTGTCGTTGCTGGTCTTGTGGCGCGGGGTGGAGGAGCCACCAAAAGCCGAGGGGGAATCGCGGCGCTTCTGGACGACCTTGCGCGCCGGTTTTTCGCGGCGCACGACGTGGCTCGGACTCGGCTTCGCGCTCATCGCGGGCGCGGGTTTTGAAACGGTGGGCGCGCTGGCCGGACCGTTGTTGGTGGACCACGCGGCGTCGAGTGGCACGGTCGCGACCTTCTTCGCTTTTCCGGTGGTGATCGCCATGGCGATCGGCGGTTGGGTGGGCGGACGTTGGAGTGACCGCGGTCCGCGGCCGGTGCGCGCGGGCATTGCGCTCGTCGCGCTCACGCTGGCGGTGCTACTGGTCGCACTCGCGGCCAAGAGCGGCGCGAGTGTGCCGCTGCTCATCACGACGTTGGTGGTGGTGTATCTCACCATCGGCGCGTTCACCGCGATTTCCTACGCCTTGTTCATGGACCTCACCGATCCCGCACTCGGCGCGACGCAGTTCAGCACCTTCATGGCCGCGACCAACGGCTGCGAAGTCTGGGCGGTGGCGGCGGGCGGCCTCTTGGTCGGCCGACTCGGCTACGGTCCCGGCTTCAGCCTGATGGCCCTGGCCGGACTCCTCGGTTTGGCGGTGTTGTGGGCGCTGACGCGAAAAGCGCGCACCGCTTGA
- a CDS encoding glutaredoxin family protein, with translation MKIKAYLKPHCGWSMGVRAIMQKYGLQYEDIDIINNRDNYAEMVQKSGQPLSPCVEIDGVMLADVSGEEVENYMLSNELVKPTEKGTDVATNAGCSDEEHEKMASQTIRFF, from the coding sequence ATGAAGATCAAAGCCTACCTTAAGCCTCATTGCGGATGGTCGATGGGCGTCCGCGCCATCATGCAGAAGTATGGCCTCCAGTATGAGGACATCGACATCATCAACAACCGCGACAACTACGCCGAGATGGTCCAGAAGTCCGGTCAGCCGCTCTCGCCCTGTGTCGAGATCGACGGCGTGATGCTGGCCGATGTGTCCGGCGAGGAAGTGGAGAATTACATGCTCTCCAATGAACTGGTGAAACCGACCGAAAAAGGAACCGACGTGGCCACCAACGCCGGCTGCTCCGACGAGGAGCACGAGAAGATGGCCTCCCAGACGATTCGGTTCTTCTAA
- a CDS encoding DUF5069 domain-containing protein: protein MAKSKPIPGSTGEVLTSLPSPYLPHPATGLLYLPRMIAKCRYVQQHGELPKSYRKNYKRGLDRFLSMHLGVDPVQIEEAVHSAADDAELDAKLLALFPDDVRAAKWNRELVQKGMTEAGREFLAEALGNMGCNDRVGEIISVPDLIDFDEGRIE, encoded by the coding sequence ATGGCCAAGTCGAAACCCATTCCCGGTTCCACCGGTGAGGTGCTCACCTCGCTGCCGTCCCCCTACCTGCCGCACCCGGCGACCGGCTTGCTCTACCTGCCGCGCATGATCGCGAAGTGCCGCTACGTGCAGCAGCACGGCGAGCTGCCCAAGAGCTATCGCAAAAACTACAAACGCGGGCTCGATCGTTTCCTGTCGATGCATCTGGGCGTGGATCCGGTCCAGATCGAGGAGGCGGTGCACAGCGCGGCCGACGACGCCGAGCTCGATGCCAAACTCCTCGCGCTCTTCCCCGACGATGTGCGCGCGGCCAAGTGGAATCGCGAGCTGGTGCAAAAGGGCATGACTGAAGCCGGTCGCGAATTCCTCGCCGAGGCGCTGGGCAACATGGGCTGCAACGATCGGGTGGGCGAAATCATCAGCGTGCCCGACCTGATCGATTTCGACGAAGGTCGGATCGAGTAG
- the gltB gene encoding glutamate synthase large subunit: MAQLIPSPLYHPDQEHDACGVGFIAKMTGERSYDVISRAVAALKALAHRGAIDADAVTGDGAGLLTQIPVELLREHLEGKGKNLFADEDLGVGMIFLPRNDDYAQSHCKKIVKEAVEAEGLAWLGWRNVPTSNSCLGRKAIETEPVIVQALVGRPEEVDADEYERKLFLVQKMAERKVSEENVKGFYICSFSSRTIVYKGMLTPQQIRKYFLDLKSPKFTSAYAIFHQRYSTNTFPMWHLAHPFRMVAHNGEINTIRGNRNLMRARENSPFHGVWGDRYDDLKPLVQPHGSDSATFDNALHLLTLGGRNPLHAAMMMMPPAWETDDDLSDEAKAFFRYHATMMEPWDGPAAVAFTDGKLIGASLDRNGLRPARYKIYDDGYVILASEAGLVFDFPGKVVEAGRLGPGRMIAIDLAEKRFYHDDEIKAKFTADPLFKQWCEEHLVDLHTAAGADTAGAPDAADSTPAQIAFGYESDEMEMVMAPLAEGKEPTGSMGEDTPLAVLSRRPRLLYNYFKQLFAQVTNPPIDSIREKAVMSISMFIGGRLGLFEELPKTAGLLEVDTPVLLDHELAAIDGIEFMKDRVARLSVLFDAAAGPAALEPAIKALCEAAVKAVAEDRAKVVILSDRGVCAEKVAAPMLLAAGAVHQALVRAGLRTKCDIIAETGEAREVHQIACLLGMGVNAVNPYLALEIVAKLAPEGIEPATARANYVTAIGAGLRKIMAKMGISTLFSYRGAQIFEALGVSRKVIDECFTGVPSPIGGVGYAQIAEATLVRHSRAFPQLDSADPDNAGTDTTPALQAEGYYKVNKRGDGEYHAWSPKLIASMNKFNRAGDYDAYQPWKTEADEHQPVALKDLLQIRFPAEGIDLDEVEGIEDIRKRFTTAGMSMGALSKEAHEALAIAMNRIGGKSNSGEGGEDPERFSVRENGDLANSAIKQVASGRFGVTAEYLANAKEIEIKMAQGAKPGEGGQLPGHKVTPMIATLRYSVPGVTLISPPPHHDIYSIEDLAQLIFDLKEVNPRAKVCVKLVSSSGVGTVAAGVAKAYADVVLVSGHDGGTGASPLASIKNAGSAWEIGVAEAHQVLMQNGLRGRITLRTDGGMKTGRDIIIAALLGAEEFNFGTAALIAAGCAMFRVCHLNTCPVGVATQREDLRAKFRGKPENVINFFNAVAEDVRQYLAKLGARSINEIIGRVDLLSQIDDPVNPKTKFINLSGLLHNPDPSGESERYHTRERNERFGNEGSLDEAILQEARDVILGKSARLVARYKVTNVNRDVGTHLSGQIAYQKGNAGLAPGTIDLTFTGSAGQSFGTFLVNGVRLTLNGEANDYVGKGMAGGEIIIRPRPTSTFAWHQQSIVGNTCLFGATGGHLFAAGRSGERFGVRNSGATAVVEGVGDHGCEYMTGGLIVVLGPTGRNFGAGMSGGLAFIYDEEGKFEGRINPAMIGVERLSDEEEIASLAQLVSVHATATGSPHAAALLKDWDNVVPKFWKVVPHPPTPETPKALYRFDEEKIPAIA; this comes from the coding sequence ATGGCTCAATTGATTCCGTCCCCGCTCTACCATCCTGACCAAGAGCACGACGCCTGTGGCGTCGGCTTCATCGCTAAAATGACGGGCGAGCGTAGTTACGACGTCATCAGCCGGGCGGTCGCCGCCCTCAAGGCGCTGGCGCACCGCGGGGCGATCGACGCCGATGCCGTGACCGGCGACGGCGCGGGTCTGCTCACCCAGATCCCGGTTGAGCTCCTGCGCGAGCATTTGGAAGGCAAGGGCAAGAACCTCTTCGCCGATGAGGACCTCGGCGTGGGTATGATCTTCCTGCCGCGCAACGACGACTACGCCCAGTCGCACTGCAAGAAGATCGTGAAAGAGGCCGTCGAGGCCGAGGGTCTCGCTTGGCTCGGTTGGCGCAACGTTCCCACCTCCAACTCCTGCCTCGGCCGCAAGGCCATCGAGACGGAGCCGGTGATCGTCCAGGCCCTCGTGGGCCGTCCCGAGGAAGTCGACGCCGACGAATACGAGCGCAAGCTGTTCCTCGTTCAGAAGATGGCCGAGCGAAAGGTCAGCGAGGAGAACGTGAAGGGCTTCTACATCTGCTCCTTCTCGTCGCGCACCATCGTTTACAAGGGCATGCTCACGCCGCAGCAGATCCGGAAGTATTTCCTCGATCTGAAGTCGCCCAAGTTCACCAGCGCCTACGCCATCTTCCACCAGCGCTACTCGACCAACACCTTCCCGATGTGGCATCTCGCCCACCCGTTCCGCATGGTGGCGCACAACGGCGAGATCAACACCATCCGCGGCAACCGCAACCTGATGCGCGCCCGCGAGAACTCGCCCTTCCACGGCGTGTGGGGCGATCGCTACGACGACCTCAAGCCGCTCGTCCAGCCGCACGGTTCCGACTCCGCCACCTTCGACAACGCCCTGCATCTGCTCACCCTCGGCGGCCGCAATCCCCTGCACGCTGCCATGATGATGATGCCGCCGGCGTGGGAAACCGACGACGACCTCTCCGACGAGGCCAAAGCCTTCTTCCGCTATCACGCCACCATGATGGAGCCGTGGGACGGTCCGGCTGCCGTGGCCTTCACCGATGGCAAACTCATCGGCGCCTCCCTCGACCGCAACGGTCTGCGTCCCGCCCGCTACAAGATCTATGACGACGGTTACGTCATCCTCGCCTCCGAGGCCGGCCTCGTCTTCGACTTCCCGGGCAAGGTCGTGGAAGCCGGCCGTCTCGGCCCCGGCCGCATGATCGCGATCGATCTCGCCGAAAAGCGCTTCTACCACGACGACGAGATCAAGGCCAAGTTCACCGCCGACCCGCTCTTCAAGCAGTGGTGCGAGGAACACCTCGTGGACCTTCACACCGCCGCCGGTGCCGACACCGCCGGTGCGCCCGACGCCGCCGACTCCACGCCCGCCCAGATCGCCTTTGGTTACGAGAGCGACGAAATGGAGATGGTCATGGCCCCGCTCGCCGAGGGCAAGGAACCGACCGGCTCCATGGGTGAGGACACCCCGCTGGCCGTGCTCTCCCGCCGCCCGCGTCTCCTCTACAACTACTTCAAGCAACTCTTCGCCCAGGTCACCAACCCGCCCATCGACTCGATCCGCGAAAAAGCGGTCATGTCGATTTCGATGTTCATCGGCGGCCGCCTCGGCCTCTTCGAGGAGCTGCCCAAGACCGCCGGCCTGCTCGAAGTCGATACGCCCGTCCTGCTCGATCACGAACTCGCCGCCATCGATGGCATTGAGTTCATGAAGGACCGTGTCGCCCGCCTCTCGGTGCTCTTCGACGCCGCCGCTGGTCCCGCCGCGCTCGAGCCCGCCATCAAGGCGCTCTGCGAAGCCGCCGTGAAGGCCGTCGCCGAGGATCGCGCCAAGGTCGTCATCCTCTCCGACCGCGGCGTCTGCGCCGAAAAGGTCGCCGCGCCCATGCTGCTCGCCGCCGGTGCCGTGCATCAGGCCCTTGTCCGCGCCGGTCTGCGCACCAAGTGCGACATCATCGCCGAGACCGGTGAGGCCCGTGAGGTCCATCAAATTGCCTGCCTCCTCGGCATGGGCGTCAACGCGGTGAATCCCTACCTCGCGCTCGAGATCGTGGCCAAGCTCGCCCCCGAAGGCATCGAGCCCGCCACCGCCCGCGCCAACTACGTCACCGCCATCGGGGCCGGTCTGCGCAAGATCATGGCCAAGATGGGCATCTCGACCCTCTTCAGCTACCGCGGCGCGCAGATCTTCGAAGCCCTCGGCGTCTCCCGCAAAGTCATCGACGAGTGCTTCACCGGCGTGCCGTCGCCCATCGGCGGTGTGGGTTACGCCCAGATCGCCGAGGCCACCCTCGTGCGTCACAGCCGCGCTTTCCCGCAGCTCGATTCGGCCGACCCGGACAACGCTGGCACCGACACCACCCCGGCGCTCCAAGCCGAGGGTTACTACAAGGTCAACAAGCGCGGCGATGGCGAATACCACGCTTGGAGCCCCAAGCTCATCGCCTCGATGAACAAGTTCAACCGTGCCGGCGACTACGACGCTTACCAGCCGTGGAAGACCGAGGCCGACGAGCATCAACCCGTCGCGTTGAAGGACTTGCTCCAAATCCGTTTCCCGGCCGAAGGCATCGACCTCGACGAGGTCGAGGGCATCGAAGACATCCGCAAGCGTTTCACCACCGCCGGCATGTCCATGGGCGCACTCTCCAAGGAAGCGCACGAAGCCCTCGCCATCGCCATGAACCGCATCGGCGGCAAGTCCAACTCCGGTGAGGGCGGCGAAGATCCCGAGCGCTTCTCGGTGCGCGAGAACGGTGACCTCGCCAACTCCGCCATCAAGCAGGTCGCGTCCGGCCGCTTTGGTGTCACCGCCGAATACCTGGCCAACGCCAAGGAGATCGAGATCAAGATGGCGCAGGGCGCGAAGCCCGGTGAGGGCGGCCAGCTGCCCGGCCACAAGGTCACGCCGATGATCGCCACGCTGCGCTACTCCGTGCCGGGCGTGACGCTCATCTCGCCGCCGCCGCACCACGACATCTACTCCATCGAGGACCTCGCCCAGCTCATCTTCGACCTCAAGGAGGTCAACCCGCGCGCCAAGGTCTGCGTGAAGCTCGTGTCCTCCTCCGGTGTCGGCACCGTCGCCGCCGGTGTAGCCAAGGCCTACGCCGACGTCGTGCTCGTTTCCGGTCACGATGGTGGCACCGGCGCCTCGCCGCTCGCCTCGATCAAGAACGCCGGCTCCGCCTGGGAAATCGGTGTCGCCGAAGCCCACCAGGTGCTCATGCAAAACGGCCTGCGCGGTCGCATTACCCTGCGCACCGATGGCGGCATGAAGACCGGCCGCGACATCATCATCGCCGCGCTGCTCGGCGCCGAGGAGTTCAACTTCGGCACCGCCGCGCTCATCGCCGCCGGCTGCGCCATGTTCCGTGTTTGCCATCTGAATACATGCCCGGTCGGCGTTGCCACCCAGCGCGAGGACCTGCGCGCCAAGTTCCGCGGCAAGCCCGAGAACGTGATCAATTTCTTCAACGCCGTTGCCGAAGACGTGCGCCAATACCTGGCCAAGCTCGGTGCCCGCTCGATCAACGAGATCATCGGCCGCGTCGACCTGCTCTCGCAGATCGACGATCCGGTGAACCCGAAGACCAAGTTCATCAACCTCAGCGGTCTGCTCCACAACCCGGATCCCTCCGGCGAGTCCGAGCGTTACCACACCCGCGAGCGCAACGAGCGTTTCGGCAACGAGGGTTCGCTCGACGAGGCCATCCTGCAGGAAGCCCGCGACGTGATTCTCGGCAAGTCCGCCCGTCTCGTCGCCCGCTACAAGGTCACCAACGTCAACCGCGACGTCGGCACCCACCTCTCCGGCCAGATTGCTTACCAGAAGGGCAACGCCGGTCTCGCCCCCGGGACCATCGACCTCACCTTCACGGGCTCGGCCGGTCAGTCCTTTGGCACCTTCCTGGTCAACGGCGTGCGCCTCACCCTCAACGGCGAAGCCAACGACTACGTCGGCAAGGGCATGGCCGGTGGTGAGATCATCATCCGCCCGCGCCCGACCTCGACCTTCGCCTGGCACCAGCAGTCCATCGTCGGCAACACCTGCCTCTTCGGCGCCACCGGTGGTCACCTCTTCGCGGCGGGTCGTTCGGGTGAACGCTTCGGTGTGCGCAACTCCGGTGCCACCGCGGTGGTCGAAGGCGTGGGCGACCACGGCTGCGAATACATGACCGGTGGTCTCATCGTCGTGCTCGGTCCGACCGGTCGCAACTTCGGTGCCGGCATGAGCGGTGGTCTCGCCTTCATCTACGATGAGGAGGGCAAGTTTGAGGGTCGCATCAACCCGGCCATGATCGGGGTGGAGCGCCTCTCCGACGAAGAGGAAATTGCCAGCCTCGCCCAGCTCGTGAGTGTGCACGCCACCGCCACCGGTTCGCCGCACGCCGCCGCGCTGCTCAAGGATTGGGACAACGTCGTGCCGAAGTTCTGGAAGGTCGTGCCGCACCCGCCGACCCCCGAAACGCCCAAGGCGCTCTACCGCTTCGACGAGGAAAAGATCCCCGCCATCGCCTGA